A genome region from Chlorobaculum tepidum TLS includes the following:
- a CDS encoding iron-containing alcohol dehydrogenase, with translation MPRIHFGPGALAKLPALAAAFGRRMLLVTGRQTLRRSPVASRMLNELRHAGMEVACLEVEREPSPELINEAAALGRQKPFEVVVAIGGGSALDAGKAISAMLLQRDPVERFIEDQPGFTPHDGRKVPFIAVPTTSGTGTEATSNAVISRIGPGGFKRSLRHPAFVPDVAIIDPELMVSLPREVTVSTGMDAFTQLLEAYLSPFASAYTDALCCSGLEHFARSFAVASGDGAASVAVRADMAYAALMSGIVLANAGLGIVHGFASSVGGLFEIPHGTLCATLLAESTRENIRQLRASEGGELGLHKFANASRILTGSATGNLAADCDRLVELLERWQERFAFPRLGEFGVRESDFAEIIAATRSKSNAVPLDASAMQRILAARV, from the coding sequence CGGTTGCGTCGCGAATGCTCAACGAACTGCGCCACGCCGGGATGGAGGTTGCTTGCCTCGAAGTCGAGCGCGAGCCGTCGCCGGAGCTGATCAACGAGGCTGCGGCGCTCGGTCGCCAGAAGCCGTTCGAGGTCGTTGTCGCCATTGGCGGCGGCAGCGCCTTGGATGCCGGAAAGGCGATCTCGGCGATGCTCTTGCAGCGCGATCCGGTCGAGCGCTTCATCGAGGATCAGCCCGGCTTCACGCCGCACGACGGTCGCAAGGTTCCGTTTATCGCCGTGCCGACCACCTCTGGCACCGGCACCGAAGCGACGAGCAACGCCGTCATCAGCCGCATCGGGCCGGGTGGCTTCAAGCGCTCGCTGCGCCATCCGGCATTCGTGCCCGATGTGGCGATCATCGATCCAGAGCTGATGGTGAGCTTGCCGCGCGAGGTGACGGTCTCAACCGGCATGGACGCTTTCACACAGTTGCTCGAAGCCTACCTCTCGCCCTTCGCCAGCGCCTACACCGATGCGCTCTGTTGCAGCGGCCTGGAGCACTTCGCCCGCTCGTTCGCAGTTGCCAGCGGCGACGGCGCGGCTTCGGTTGCCGTGCGCGCCGACATGGCCTACGCGGCGCTGATGTCTGGCATCGTGCTGGCCAACGCGGGCCTCGGCATCGTGCACGGCTTCGCTTCGTCGGTCGGCGGCCTGTTCGAGATTCCGCATGGCACGCTCTGCGCAACGCTGCTCGCCGAATCGACGCGCGAGAACATTCGCCAGCTCAGAGCCTCGGAGGGCGGCGAGCTGGGCTTGCACAAGTTCGCCAACGCCAGCCGCATCCTCACCGGGAGCGCGACAGGCAACCTCGCTGCCGACTGTGACCGCCTCGTCGAGCTGCTCGAAAGGTGGCAGGAGCGCTTCGCCTTCCCACGCCTCGGCGAGTTCGGCGTGCGCGAGAGCGATTTCGCGGAGATTATTGCTGCCACCCGGAGCAAGAGCAACGCTGTTCCGCTCGATGCTTCGGCAATGCAGCGGATTTTAGCGGCGAGGGTTTGA
- a CDS encoding SET domain-containing protein: MTPLLFFIATIIFAAGAGAGAFLVNAFRNKQENVCRGSVRIGPSTVAGRGAFALTPIKEGDIIERCPALEVTDKDIGGELLNYVFYGSAEDRRLIAMGYGMMFNHSSNPNVAYYREDTPTGPELIIYALRNIAEGEEMYYNYGDDWWKTRGEKSDF; encoded by the coding sequence ATGACACCTCTTCTCTTTTTTATAGCGACCATCATCTTCGCCGCCGGAGCGGGAGCAGGAGCTTTTCTTGTCAACGCTTTCCGCAACAAACAGGAGAACGTCTGCCGTGGCAGCGTGCGCATCGGCCCATCGACGGTCGCCGGACGCGGCGCATTCGCGCTCACTCCGATCAAGGAAGGTGACATCATCGAGCGCTGCCCGGCACTCGAAGTGACCGACAAGGACATCGGCGGCGAACTGCTCAACTACGTTTTTTACGGCAGCGCCGAAGACCGCCGGCTCATTGCGATGGGCTACGGCATGATGTTCAACCACTCCTCAAACCCCAACGTCGCCTACTACCGCGAAGATACCCCGACCGGCCCCGAACTGATCATCTACGCCCTGCGAAACATCGCCGAAGGCGAAGAGATGTACTACAACTACGGCGACGACTGGTGGAAAACAAGAGGCGAAAAATCAGATTTTTGA